From one Stigmatella erecta genomic stretch:
- a CDS encoding DoxX family protein, with protein MKFLIPHTERLYALLRIAAGLMFALHGMQKLFGMFGGVPAGAPAFVVYGAGSIEFVAGLLIAIGLFTGPAAFLSSGTMAVAFFLGHVMPAQGNLNPVVNKGELAVLYCFVFFYMAARGSGTWSVDAARKRG; from the coding sequence ATGAAATTCCTGATTCCTCACACCGAACGCCTCTATGCCCTGCTCCGGATCGCCGCCGGACTGATGTTCGCGCTCCACGGGATGCAGAAGCTCTTCGGCATGTTCGGCGGCGTTCCGGCGGGAGCCCCGGCGTTCGTGGTCTACGGCGCGGGCAGCATCGAGTTCGTGGCGGGCCTGCTCATCGCGATCGGCCTGTTCACCGGGCCCGCGGCCTTCCTGTCGAGCGGGACCATGGCGGTCGCCTTCTTCCTGGGGCACGTCATGCCCGCGCAGGGCAACCTCAACCCCGTCGTGAACAAGGGCGAGCTCGCCGTGCTCTACTGCTTCGTGTTCTTCTACATGGCCGCGCGCGGCTCGGGCACCTGGAGCGTCGACGCCGCGCGCAAGCGCGGCTAG
- a CDS encoding ABC transporter permease: MNLQRAAAVFLRQFYLIRGSPARIFPLFVWVAIDIVLWGFISRYFGSFTGVGPTLLPSLLGAVLLWDFLTRVMQGVTMAFFEDVWSRNFLNVFASPISLPEYVGGLVLSSIATSSVGLLVMIAVAGAAFGLSLLVYGLMLVPFLLVLFLSGIALGIFGTAVVLRLGPSAEWFIWPIPAVVSPFAGVFYPVATLPEWMQALSRLVPPSYVFEGVRTIIAGGPLPGTALLGGLGLAVLYILLACAFFTRVFRHAVRTGLIARYSAESVN, from the coding sequence ATGAACCTCCAGCGCGCCGCCGCCGTCTTCCTCCGTCAGTTCTATTTGATCCGCGGGAGCCCCGCGCGCATCTTCCCGCTCTTCGTCTGGGTGGCCATCGACATCGTGCTGTGGGGGTTCATCAGCCGGTACTTCGGCTCCTTCACCGGCGTGGGCCCCACGCTGCTTCCGTCGCTCCTGGGCGCCGTGCTGCTCTGGGACTTCCTGACCCGGGTGATGCAGGGGGTGACCATGGCGTTCTTCGAGGACGTGTGGTCGCGCAACTTCCTGAACGTCTTCGCCTCGCCCATCTCCCTTCCGGAGTACGTCGGCGGGCTCGTGCTCTCCAGCATCGCGACGAGCTCGGTGGGGCTCCTGGTGATGATCGCCGTGGCGGGGGCGGCCTTCGGGCTGTCCCTGCTCGTCTACGGCCTGATGCTCGTGCCGTTCCTGCTGGTGCTCTTCCTGTCGGGGATTGCCCTGGGCATCTTCGGCACCGCGGTGGTGCTGCGGCTCGGGCCCTCCGCGGAGTGGTTCATCTGGCCCATCCCCGCGGTGGTCTCTCCGTTCGCCGGCGTCTTCTACCCCGTCGCGACCCTGCCGGAGTGGATGCAGGCCCTCTCGCGCCTGGTGCCGCCGTCCTACGTGTTCGAGGGCGTCCGGACGATCATCGCGGGCGGGCCCCTGCCGGGCACGGCACTGCTCGGGGGGCTGGGGCTGGCGGTGCTCTACATCCTGCTGGCGTGCGCGTTCTTCACGCGCGTCTTCCGGCACGCGGTGCGCACCGGGCTCATTGCCCGCTACAGCGCCGAGAGCGTGAACTAG